A single region of the Corallococcus silvisoli genome encodes:
- a CDS encoding sensor histidine kinase yields the protein MDGDVLARQRVRRRTYWWCALLIALGALAHPLVLGGVHPPFFLAHLVWAGTFVVLGALVGVGRLRPPLSGIAAGVVSLSALTASIHATGGLESPLFSAFYTVPLFVTVFTPGQRLPVWTAIGGTLAAVVLMTWLAHAPVSAVISQSISLSFVFLVAAHGAETFRRLRGAERTAHQERVEALRQLADSESRRARVERQRAEVERLVVVGQLAAGVAHEVNNPLAYVKSNLRYLQEEWAEGAPEDMDDVRRVLEETQQGVMRIQQIVTDLRQFSREAPDGAESCDVAETLAEAQRLASVRLRSLGVVERDVAQGLAPARVTARHLVQVLVNLLLNAADALESARPSRPARVVLRARMDDGRVRVEVEDNGPGIPEAAMARLFEPFFTTKPPGKGTGLGLALCRDYVARAGGTLEAENRAEGGARFILRLPTAGTACPPVRREPPAPVEADAEPVAE from the coding sequence GTGGACGGCGACGTCCTGGCCCGGCAGCGGGTGCGACGGCGCACCTATTGGTGGTGCGCGCTGCTCATCGCCCTGGGCGCCCTGGCGCATCCGCTGGTGCTGGGCGGCGTGCATCCTCCGTTCTTCCTGGCGCACCTGGTGTGGGCCGGGACGTTCGTGGTGCTGGGCGCGCTCGTGGGCGTGGGCCGGCTCCGCCCTCCGCTGAGCGGCATCGCGGCGGGCGTGGTGAGCCTCTCCGCGCTCACGGCGAGCATCCACGCCACCGGCGGCCTGGAGAGCCCGCTGTTCTCCGCCTTCTACACGGTGCCGCTCTTCGTCACGGTCTTCACCCCGGGCCAGCGGCTGCCGGTGTGGACCGCCATCGGGGGCACGCTGGCGGCGGTGGTGCTGATGACGTGGCTGGCGCACGCGCCCGTGTCGGCGGTCATCAGCCAGTCCATCAGCCTCAGCTTCGTGTTCCTGGTGGCCGCGCACGGCGCGGAGACCTTCCGCCGCCTGCGCGGCGCCGAGCGCACCGCGCACCAGGAGCGCGTGGAGGCCCTGCGCCAGCTGGCGGACAGCGAGTCGCGCCGCGCGCGCGTGGAGCGGCAGCGCGCGGAGGTGGAGCGGCTGGTGGTGGTGGGGCAGTTGGCCGCGGGCGTGGCCCACGAGGTGAACAACCCGCTCGCGTACGTGAAGTCGAACCTGCGCTACCTCCAGGAGGAGTGGGCGGAGGGCGCCCCCGAGGACATGGACGACGTGCGCCGCGTGCTGGAGGAGACGCAGCAGGGCGTGATGCGCATCCAGCAGATCGTCACCGACCTGCGCCAGTTCTCCCGCGAGGCCCCCGACGGCGCGGAGTCCTGCGACGTCGCGGAGACGCTGGCCGAGGCGCAGCGGCTGGCCTCGGTGCGCCTGCGGAGCCTGGGCGTGGTGGAGCGCGACGTGGCGCAGGGCCTGGCCCCCGCGCGCGTCACGGCCCGCCACCTGGTGCAGGTGCTGGTGAACCTGCTGCTCAACGCCGCGGACGCGCTGGAGTCCGCGCGCCCCAGCCGCCCCGCGCGCGTGGTGCTGCGCGCGCGCATGGACGACGGCCGCGTGAGGGTGGAGGTGGAGGACAACGGTCCGGGCATCCCCGAGGCCGCGATGGCTCGCCTCTTCGAGCCCTTCTTCACCACGAAGCCGCCCGGCAAGGGCACCGGCCTGGGGCTGGCGCTGTGCCGCGACTACGTGGCCCGCGCGGGCGGGACGCTGGAGGCGGAGAACCGCGCGGAGGGCGGTGCGCGCTTCATCCTCCGGCTGCCCACCGCGGGCACGGCGTGCCCCCCGGTCCGCCGCGAACCGCCCGCGCCCGTGGAGGCGGACGCGGAGCCCGTGGCCGAATAG
- a CDS encoding helix-turn-helix transcriptional regulator has product MEQRLATLIGNAVRASRQRLELTQADVAERVGIATEVYGRLERGHMLPSVRTLRKLCLVLNCSSDVLLGLSATAAVTEDGAPQLSEDPPEYRERPEVRRLLRTVRKLDSPRLRLLGQVAHALER; this is encoded by the coding sequence ATGGAACAACGACTGGCAACCCTTATTGGAAACGCGGTGCGCGCCTCCCGGCAGCGCCTGGAGCTGACGCAGGCCGATGTCGCCGAGCGCGTGGGCATCGCCACGGAGGTGTACGGGCGGCTGGAGCGCGGGCACATGTTGCCGAGCGTCCGGACGCTGCGGAAGCTGTGCCTCGTGCTCAACTGCTCGTCGGACGTGTTGCTCGGGCTGAGCGCGACGGCGGCGGTGACGGAGGACGGCGCGCCGCAGCTGTCGGAGGATCCGCCGGAGTACCGCGAGCGCCCCGAGGTGCGCCGCCTGCTGCGCACCGTGCGCAAGCTGGACTCCCCGCGGCTGCGGCTCCTGGGGCAGGTGGCGCACGCGCTGGAGCGATGA
- a CDS encoding NAD(P)H-dependent flavin oxidoreductase produces the protein MAPSRIDTAVTRMLGIRYPIIAAPMFLVSNAALLEAAGRAGAIGAVPSLNYRTAQAYRDFLAAFPRDVPFGVNLILKWAERLEEDVAATVERQVPLVITSLGDPTPIVERVHAYGGKVWSDVISLRHAEKAAKAGVDALVAVGAGAGGHAGNLSPLVLGPWLKEELGVPVVLAGALSTGRHLAATLALGLDGAYVGTRFLATEEAGAAPDYKQALVDASPEDLEYTKEVTGVHGNFLKTALERFRAGQGKAWKDTWSAGQGVAFVKDVLPAATVVERMVREYTEARAALPSGG, from the coding sequence ATGGCTCCTTCGCGCATCGACACCGCGGTGACCCGGATGTTGGGGATCCGCTATCCCATCATCGCCGCCCCCATGTTCCTGGTGTCCAACGCCGCGCTGCTGGAGGCGGCCGGCCGCGCGGGGGCCATTGGCGCGGTGCCGTCGCTCAACTACCGCACCGCGCAGGCCTACCGGGACTTCCTCGCCGCGTTCCCCAGGGACGTGCCCTTCGGCGTGAACCTCATCCTCAAGTGGGCCGAGCGCCTGGAGGAGGACGTGGCCGCGACCGTGGAGCGCCAGGTGCCGCTCGTCATCACCAGCCTGGGCGACCCCACGCCCATCGTGGAGCGCGTGCACGCGTACGGCGGCAAGGTGTGGAGCGACGTCATCTCCCTGCGCCACGCGGAGAAGGCCGCGAAGGCGGGCGTGGACGCGCTCGTCGCGGTGGGCGCGGGCGCGGGCGGCCACGCCGGCAACCTGAGCCCTCTGGTGCTCGGGCCCTGGCTCAAGGAGGAGCTGGGCGTGCCGGTGGTGCTCGCGGGCGCGCTCTCCACCGGGCGCCACCTGGCCGCGACGCTCGCGCTGGGCCTGGATGGCGCGTACGTGGGCACGCGCTTCCTCGCCACCGAGGAGGCCGGCGCCGCGCCCGACTACAAGCAGGCGCTGGTGGACGCGAGCCCGGAGGACCTGGAGTACACGAAGGAAGTGACGGGCGTGCACGGCAACTTCCTCAAGACCGCGCTGGAGCGCTTCCGCGCGGGCCAGGGCAAGGCCTGGAAGGACACCTGGAGCGCGGGCCAGGGCGTGGCCTTCGTCAAGGACGTGCTGCCCGCCGCCACCGTCGTGGAGCGCATGGTGCGCGAGTACACCGAAGCGCGCGCCGCGCTGCCGTCCGGAGGCTGA